In Candidatus Binatus sp., the DNA window ATTGCAGCGTCTCCCGCACACGGCCCGCAGTCCGTACTGAATGATGCTTCATATTCTGAACTGAAGCTCATAGCTCGGTTCCGTCCAACTGTCAAACCCGAAAATCATGGATTCTACCGCCACCCCTTTGCGCCGTCTCGCGATTTTATTCCAGCGGTTGACTCGGCGGATAGTGCGCGTAGTGTGCTTGGAGATTCGCGCGGGGAAGCCGGTCGAAGTCCGGCGCTGCCCCGCAACTGTAAGGCGAGATGATCTCGCTTAGCCAGGAGACCGCGCGAATCGACGAAGCCGCAACGACCTTCGCGGGTGAGGGAGGCTTCAGGAGTGTCACGACCGCGAATCGCGCCGCTCGGCGCGCGCTGGCTCTGGTCGCTCCTGGCCGCTTCCGTCGCCTCGCGAAGTATTGGCCACGCGACCTTGCACGACGACCAGACTAAATCGCATCGCGCTGACGACCGGCACTATCGGCGCCACCTCGCGTCGCTGGCGGCGTCGATAGCGGCGCACGCCGCGCTGATCGGTGCGATCGTTTTTTTCGCACCGAGGATCAGCAAACCGCATGGCGACTGGGTGCTCGCGTACCTGGTCGAGATCGGCGAAGGGAGTGCGGGCGGCGGCCGCTCCGCGCGATCGTCGGCGGGCAGCGCGGCGACCGTCAATGCCGAGACGGGCCCGGTTGCGATGCCGCGGCCCACGACGATTCATCGCGATCGAGTGCGCGTTTCGATGCGCCGACGCGAGGAACTATCGCCGCATCGAGATGATCGCGTCGATGAAATCGCGAGCCACACTCCTGCCCCTAAGGCGCCGCCGATCGATGCGGCCATGTCCCGTCGCGGGTCCGCCTCGGGTGAGGCGGACGCGGTTGATCGCGGCAAGCTCAATCGGAGCGGCGCCGATCCGCCAGGCTTTAGTGGCATCGGTGACGGAACAGGGTCGGGTAGCGGAATCGGCACGGGCGGCGGTGGCGGCGGTCGGACCGCGCTCGCGCATGCCGACTATGGAACGAATCCAGCGCCGATTTATCCGGCAATCGCGCGGCGACATGAGGAACAGGGCACGGTGACGCTCCGTGTCCTGGTCGGCGCCGACGGTCGAGTCGAGCGCGTCGAAATTTCGGACTCGTCGGGATACGACGCGCTGGACGACTCGGCGGTCGAGACCGTTGCAAAAAAATGGCGATTTGAGCCGGCCCACCGCGACGGCGTCGCGTTCGAGAGCTGGGTGCTGGTGCCGATTCGATTCGCATTGACAGAGGCAAACAGTGGGCGTTAATCCTTCGGCAAGAGTATCGTGCTAACCGCGATACTCCGTGGTATAAGGCGATTTCCAAGAGGAGGGTAGGAAGGACATGACTGCAAAACCAAGTACTACTCTGGCGGCGGCGGCGATTGTGATCGCGATCCTGGGGAGTGCGCTGAGTGCGAACGCGATCGAAGTAAAGAAGAAACTCATGATGCCGGGTCCGAGTGATTCCTCCGGCGGTCCGGCCTCGGGTCCACCGCCCGCAAATCCTATGAACGCGGGGCAAAGGCAGGCGCTGCAAGATGCGGTCGCGAGCGACTCTGAACAATCACTCGCCGAAGAGAGCGAGAAAAAATCGTCAGGCCAGAACTACGTCGATCTTGATCACGCTAAATTCAGTTATATGCCGACGTCCAGTACCGTCACGGCCAAGCTCAGCGCGCCCGAGTGCAAGGGCAAGAAGGGCGGCGCCTCGAGCTGCACCAAGACTGGCACCGAAAAGACGCTTGTCTTCAAGTACAAGATAGACGGCAACAAGCTCGCGCAGGCCGATCCGCCGAAGTGGGAAGAGGCCGCAGCCGACACCAAAGAGGCCAAGAAGAAATAACGGTAGCATCGCGAGGATCGCGCGATGTGAACCGTCGCGCAAATGCGGCCCGCAGATACCAGCGCGGTTTCAAATCGCGCGGAAGAGATATCGTCGGGCCGCATCGCTTTAGTGTCGTCGTTGTCGGACAATTCATTTATCGTGAAGCAGAAAATCCAGGATGACCTGAAGGCCGCGATGAAAAGCGGCGACAAACTCCGCATGATGGCGCTGCGCAGCGTGCTGTCCGAGATGTCGCGCCTCGAAAAAGACGTGCGGCGCGATCCCAACGACGCCGAGATTCTGCAAATTATCAAGCGTGAGCGCGCCAAGCGCGAGGAATCGCTCGAGTTCGCGCGCAAAGCCAGTCGCCAGGATCTGATCGAGCAGAACGAGACCGAGGCGAAGATCCTGCAATCGTATCTGCCCGCGACCGCTTCGGCCGACGATGTCCGCGCTGAGATTCAGTCTGCGATTGCCGCCGGCGTCGCCCAGATGGGCGCTCTGATGAAGGCTTTGCGCGATAAGTTCGGCGCAAGCCTCGACGGCAAACTCGCAAGCGAACTCGCGAAGGAAGCGCTCGCCAAGAAATAGCGCGGCCGCCCGAGCAGGCAGCCGCGCTTTCGGATTCGCGATTCGATCTAGTGGCGCTTGCCGCCGCCGACCAGATCCGCAAACGGATTGTTCGCGCTGGTACTCCCCTGACCCGCCATCATCCCGCCGTCTACCGCGATCGCCTGCCCGGTCAGGAACGACGCGTCGTCCGACGCGAGGAACGTCACTACCTTGGCGATTTCGATTGGCTGGCCCATCCGGCCGATCGGATGCATCCCGTCGAGCAGTTTGCGCGCGCCTTCCATCTGACCGAAAATTCGCGCTACCAGCGGCGTATCGATCACGCCGGGGCATACGCAATTGACGCGCACGCCGAACGGACCGAACTCGAGCGCCGCCGCCTTCGTAAGCCCGACCACGCCGTGCTTGGCGGCGTTGTACGCCGAGAGTCCCGGGCTGCCGATCAGTCCCGCCACCGACGCCGTGCTGATAATCGATCCGCGCCGCTGTTCGATCATTACCTTGCCGCCGAACTTGAGTCCCCAGAACACGCCGTCGAGGTCGATGCGAATCGTCTCGCGATATTCTTCCTCGGTGGTATCGACCAACGAAGCGCTGATCCCGATTCCGGCGTTGTTGTACATCACGTCGAGCCGCCCGAACTTGTCCGTCGCGTGCTTGACCAGCGCTTCAACCTGTTTGGCTTCGCGCACATCGGTCGGGACGAAGGTAGCGCCGCAAGCCTGGGCGACTTTCGCGCCCGCGCTGCTTTCAAGATCGCCGATGATCACCTTGGCGCCTTCAGCCGCGAAATTTTCTGCGGTCGCCTTGCCGATTCCCGACGCGCCGCCCGTCACGATCGCTACCCGATCCTGAAGTTTTCCCTGTGCCATGATTTTTCCCTCCGTCGCCAAACGCTGACGCTAGAACCTTTGCTATCGCACACCAGCATTCGATTTTGCCAGCGCGACGCGCGATGCCGGTTCCGGAACCCCCTCGCAATATGAGGCGAATCCGGCGAGATTAGCCTCATATCATGATGCGAATCGTATTGACCTCTGACGCGAATGCATAGATATTCACCTCATTACCTGATGTGAATATGTATATCTGGGAATTGCCTGAATGGCCTCATTTTCGTTGGAACTCTGATCGACTGCTTCCTGGGCTCGCGAAGGCTCATTTGAAGCAAGGACGACTGCTCGGTCGAATGGAGCGGCTTGGCTTCGACCTGCAGCTCGACGCCGAACTACAGGCCATAACCGAGGAGGCCCTGAAAAGTTCGGAAATCGAAGGCGAAATTCTCGATCCCGCTGGCGTTCGCTCGTCAGTCGCGCGCCGTCTGGGCGTCCCCGACGCAGCGATGCATCCCGAGGATAAGGATCGCCGCGCCGAAGGTATTGTTGAGATGACGCTCGATGCCACCAAAAACTTCGCTGCCTCATTGACGCGCGAACGGCTTTTCGCATGGCAAGCCGCCCTCTTTCCAACCGGGCGTTCGGGTCTTAAACCGGTCAAGGTCGGCGCATGGCGAGACGAGTCCTCCGACCCCATGCAGGTGCTTTCGGGGCCCCATGGCCGTGAAAGGGTTCATTTTGAGGCACCCCCGGCAGCCCGCACCGAGACCGAAATGGAGGCCTTCCTCGCATGGTTCAACGAGCGTCCAGCCAGTGATGGCATCGTTCAAGCTGCCGTCGCGCATCTGTGGTTTGTGACCATACACCCATTTGAGAACGGGAATGGACGAGTAGCTCGCGCGCTGGCTGACATGAGCCTCGCGCGCTCCGAAAATTTGGCTCAGCGATTCTACAGCCTCTCGGGCCAGATCCGCCGCGACCGAGCGGAATACTACGGCTCACTCGAAAGCACGCAGAAAGGCGATCTGGATATCACGGCGCGTTTGCTCTGGTTCACCGAGTGCTTTTCCAGGGCGTTGGACGCGGCCGAACAGGCTTGTCGCGGGGTACTGCGAAAAGCGGATTTCTGGCAGCGCTACACGCTTAGTGACCTGAACGAACGGCAGAGGAAAGTGCTCAATCGATACCTTGATGGTTTCGAGGG includes these proteins:
- a CDS encoding SDR family NAD(P)-dependent oxidoreductase, which gives rise to MAQGKLQDRVAIVTGGASGIGKATAENFAAEGAKVIIGDLESSAGAKVAQACGATFVPTDVREAKQVEALVKHATDKFGRLDVMYNNAGIGISASLVDTTEEEYRETIRIDLDGVFWGLKFGGKVMIEQRRGSIISTASVAGLIGSPGLSAYNAAKHGVVGLTKAAALEFGPFGVRVNCVCPGVIDTPLVARIFGQMEGARKLLDGMHPIGRMGQPIEIAKVVTFLASDDASFLTGQAIAVDGGMMAGQGSTSANNPFADLVGGGKRH
- a CDS encoding GatB/YqeY domain-containing protein, yielding MRPADTSAVSNRAEEISSGRIALVSSLSDNSFIVKQKIQDDLKAAMKSGDKLRMMALRSVLSEMSRLEKDVRRDPNDAEILQIIKRERAKREESLEFARKASRQDLIEQNETEAKILQSYLPATASADDVRAEIQSAIAAGVAQMGALMKALRDKFGASLDGKLASELAKEALAKK
- a CDS encoding energy transducer TonB — encoded protein: MSRPRIAPLGARWLWSLLAASVASRSIGHATLHDDQTKSHRADDRHYRRHLASLAASIAAHAALIGAIVFFAPRISKPHGDWVLAYLVEIGEGSAGGGRSARSSAGSAATVNAETGPVAMPRPTTIHRDRVRVSMRRREELSPHRDDRVDEIASHTPAPKAPPIDAAMSRRGSASGEADAVDRGKLNRSGADPPGFSGIGDGTGSGSGIGTGGGGGGRTALAHADYGTNPAPIYPAIARRHEEQGTVTLRVLVGADGRVERVEISDSSGYDALDDSAVETVAKKWRFEPAHRDGVAFESWVLVPIRFALTEANSGR
- a CDS encoding Fic family protein, yielding MYIWELPEWPHFRWNSDRLLPGLAKAHLKQGRLLGRMERLGFDLQLDAELQAITEEALKSSEIEGEILDPAGVRSSVARRLGVPDAAMHPEDKDRRAEGIVEMTLDATKNFAASLTRERLFAWQAALFPTGRSGLKPVKVGAWRDESSDPMQVLSGPHGRERVHFEAPPAARTETEMEAFLAWFNERPASDGIVQAAVAHLWFVTIHPFENGNGRVARALADMSLARSENLAQRFYSLSGQIRRDRAEYYGSLESTQKGDLDITARLLWFTECFSRALDAAEQACRGVLRKADFWQRYTLSDLNERQRKVLNRYLDGFEGKLTARKWRAIAKCSIATAQRDIKELADRGLLIRNEGGSKNTSYDIADPDVANIRAPIERPR